One Aneurinibacillus migulanus genomic window, ACCAGGTTCCGTCAAAGCCAATAATAATGTGCACGTTCGGATTTTTTTCTAGTTCTTCAATTTTATGTGTCTTGCGGCTAGTCGCAAGATAAATCGTCAGGCCTTCATGAAACAGAACCATATAACGGACATGCGGCTTATTATCCTCTACGGTTGCGAACGAACATACTTCATTTTTATCCATCACGGCAGAGATTTTCTGTTCTAATTGGCTTTTATCCATTTAAGCATCTCCTTTCTGAATGGCGTGTTCCCATTCTAGGTTTCCCTGTTGAAGAGGAGATGAAACACAGAGTCTGCAAGGATTATTCTATACATCTCGGCTTGAGAAGCGGCGGATCGAGAGCCAGAGAGCGGCAACACCGTATAAAGCAGCATATACGAGCATAGCGTTACTCGGCATTGATAAGCTTCCGAATAGCCCCTGTGTAGCAAAGGACATCGGATCCCCTGCTGTATCGAATAAATACACGGTCATTTTGCGAAATAGTGAGTCCAGGGGGAACAGCAGGCTGGAGATGACACCAATATTGATCAGTGCCGTCTTATTCATCAGAACACCAAGCTGTTCTACAAACCCGCCAATAAAACTAATTCCGTACAGAACGATAAGAATAATACCGCCGTTTACTGTTGTCGTTATACTGCTAAAAAGCAAGGCTACAGCGATGAGCAGAAGAGGTGGTAATATAAATACCGCAAGTGCTTGTAGAACCTGAACGGCAGTTACTTCGAAACGAAGAAATTCTCCGCCCAACCATTGATTAATGACCAGTACGCCAAGAAATAGACAAATGGCATAGAGAATCAGCAGGGAGCCAAGACCTGCAAATTTACCAAGAACGATCGTACGCCGATGTAGCGGGCGTGCTAATAATGTATCAATCTGGTGGCTTTCGATTTCACCGGCAATGCTTCCGACGCTGCTTAAGATGGCTAGCAGTGCTGTGACGAAAGCCGCAAAGTAGAGACCGACACTGAGAATTTGTGTCGCAAAAAACGTTTGTGCTAAAAAGAAATCGGTTGAAGCTGCTTGTCCGCCTACGCTCTCTGTAGCCTCCTGAGCTGCGATATAGGTAGCGATCGCGTAAAAAAGCAGGAAAGCAAAAGACATGAAAAGAGTAATATGAAAAATGCGCTTGGACAGTATTTCACGCCATGTAAGTTTAGCGATGGTCCACATGAGAATGCTGTGCCTCCTCTCGGTTAACCCAATACATAAATACGTCTTCGAGTTTGGGAATACGCGGGACAACGCGATACAAGGAAATTCCCAGTTCGCTTAGACGACGTACAAGAATAGCGATATCGTCTTCTTCGGTAAGTGTGATAAGCCAGTGCGTTTTTTCTCCTTCCTGTTGAAGCAACTCGACCTCTGTAACTATGGTGTTAAGACTTTTCCATAGTCCGTCGGGAACAGGGGAGAGGGTGATTTCTGCCTGGGGGTTAACCCCTGAAAGGCTGCGCCATTCTCCCTGGACAACCAAATCGCTTCGATGGATGATAGCGATGTGATCGCATACTGTCTCCACTTCACTGAGTAGATGGCTATTGAGAAATATTGTTTTTCCTTCGTCCCGCAACTCTGCCATCAATTCACGTACTTCGCGTCTTCCGATCGGATCGAGTGCAGAAGTAGGTTCATCAAGAAAGACGATTTCAGGATCGGAAAGAAGGGCGCATGCTAGTCCGATACGCTGCTGCATTCCTTTAGAATAACCACGGATCTTCTCGTTGCCGCGTCCGGAAAGGCCCACACGTTCAAGCAGGGAAGCGATGCGGTTTTTGCGTTCGCTACGCGGAATTTTGCATAAATCTGCATGCGACTCAAGCAATTGCTGTCCTGTTAGCCAATCAGGATAGCGGAAAAGCTCAGGAAGATAGCCGACTTTTTGTCTGGACTCCACACTTCCGATCGGATGTCCTAGAATATGTCCACTGCCTCCTGTAGGAACCAACAAACCGAGCAGCGTTCGAACGAATGTGCTTTTACCGGCGCCATTCGGACCGAGAAAGCCGAAGACGACGCCTTTTGGTACGGAGAGTGTGATGTTGCGGCATCCTGCTTTGCCGTCGTATTGTTTTGTAAGCTGGTGTGTTTCGATTACGTATTCGTTCATTGTGCGTCCTCCTACATAACGCAAAGAGAGCCCCTCCCATGCAGGGGAGCCGCTCTTTGTCTTTCCTCTATTTTATCTGATTAGCGAGTGCGATAAGGTCGTCGGTATTCTTCTTGGTTTTGCTGTCATATGCTACGAGGTGATGTATTTTCCCATCTTTCTGCCAGACGAGGAACGTCTGATGTTCCGTTTCGTAAGCGAATCCTTTCACGCCCTGTATTGTTATTTCGCGTACTTTATTTTTGTCATCCGCTACATACGGAATCGGCAGGGTACGTTGCCAATCTTCGATGCCTGCAAGCTGCTGCTTCACATTCTGCGGGATGAACGGCAGCGAGAGAACTGTCTGACGGACTTCATTTAAATCCACGCTTTCTGGAACCTGGATTTCAGGTGTTCCTGTTACTGTATAGAAGATTTGAGCAGAAGAACGTTCGGCCTCGCTGGTTTCAGCTGTAAACTGATAATGCTTCGTATCCGGAACTTTGATGGAGAACGGTTTATTGTTCAAATTCTCATCGAAGCGAGTTTCAGCTTTGACTTGTTTCAATAATGCATTCGCTTTATCGGTATCAAGCTGGGCATGTATCGTAAACGCAGGAGAGATATTAACGTCTTCAAAACGATAGTTTTCCGGTATCGAAGGAACCTGATAGCCGGCTTTTTGTGCTTCTTCTGCTGTTCGGAAGTGTTGGGGCTCTTGATTTGAAGCTTTGTCCTCTACCCATACTTTACCGATGCCCTTGATTTCTTTCATCCCGTCTTCTCCGTTAGCAAGCCAGCTCTCAATCTCCTGCAAATCCGATTGAGTAAGCTTGACCATCTCTACTTGTTCGACGCGGAAGATAGATAGGAAGCTATTGGCTGCTGCCTGTACCTGTGGAATGGCGAGTGAGCCGAGTAGAACGGCTGCCGCGGCTGTGCCTGTTATCCATTTTTTATAAGGTTTTTTCATTGTCTTCCCTGCTTTCTTATTAATTAATATGGTGTCATCCGTATGCAATCGTTGCTCGAATCGTTTCCATGCTGCTTCTGTATTGATCTCTGCATCTGTCAAGGGGGATTCCGGCAAGGATTCCGCGAGTGCGAGCTCGGTCCATTGTTCCAGTTTTTTTGCCCCCTCCGTCCTTGCGCGACATTCCGCACAATGTTCGAGATGAGAGGCAAAGCTTTTTCTAGCTTCGCGATTTATTTCTCCATCCAGGTATGCTTGTAGAAATCCTTCATTAGGACATTTCATTCTTGATACCCCCTCAATTGTTTATACATGGTGCGGAATTTCGTTTTGGCGCGGGATAAGAGTGTTCCTACAGACGAACTTTCCACCTGAACCGCATGCGCCAGTTCCTTATAGTCGAAGCCGGAGTATTTCATCATCAGCAGCGTGCGATCTCTTTTGTCCATTTCGGTCAGTACCTTGCGTACTGCTTGTATATCTTCCTGCTTTAGCCAATTTTCTTCGGAAGAAGGGCTGTAGGCAGTATGTTCTTCGCTCGCTTTCTCATCACGGATTAGGCGACGGTTGGTAGAGCGCAGATAATTATAAGCGGCATGAATCGAAGCCTTTGATAGCCATGCCGGAATATTCTGGATTGCATTGCGGTCGGAATTATATAATTTCAGGAAAACTTCCTGAGCGATGTCCTCGGCGACCGATTTCTCCCGCACGATGCGTATGATTTGGCGAACTACATACGGATAG contains:
- a CDS encoding pyridoxamine 5'-phosphate oxidase family protein: MDKSQLEQKISAVMDKNEVCSFATVEDNKPHVRYMVLFHEGLTIYLATSRKTHKIEELEKNPNVHIIIGFDGTWSSEILQISGTGKVTKDDSLRKKVWNEKYFKRWFESSDDPNYVILEITPDRIEYFDGETEPEIWEA
- a CDS encoding ABC transporter permease, whose translation is MWTIAKLTWREILSKRIFHITLFMSFAFLLFYAIATYIAAQEATESVGGQAASTDFFLAQTFFATQILSVGLYFAAFVTALLAILSSVGSIAGEIESHQIDTLLARPLHRRTIVLGKFAGLGSLLILYAICLFLGVLVINQWLGGEFLRFEVTAVQVLQALAVFILPPLLLIAVALLFSSITTTVNGGIILIVLYGISFIGGFVEQLGVLMNKTALINIGVISSLLFPLDSLFRKMTVYLFDTAGDPMSFATQGLFGSLSMPSNAMLVYAALYGVAALWLSIRRFSSRDV
- a CDS encoding ABC transporter ATP-binding protein; amino-acid sequence: MNEYVIETHQLTKQYDGKAGCRNITLSVPKGVVFGFLGPNGAGKSTFVRTLLGLLVPTGGSGHILGHPIGSVESRQKVGYLPELFRYPDWLTGQQLLESHADLCKIPRSERKNRIASLLERVGLSGRGNEKIRGYSKGMQQRIGLACALLSDPEIVFLDEPTSALDPIGRREVRELMAELRDEGKTIFLNSHLLSEVETVCDHIAIIHRSDLVVQGEWRSLSGVNPQAEITLSPVPDGLWKSLNTIVTEVELLQQEGEKTHWLITLTEEDDIAILVRRLSELGISLYRVVPRIPKLEDVFMYWVNREEAQHSHVDHR
- a CDS encoding zf-HC2 domain-containing protein, with amino-acid sequence MKCPNEGFLQAYLDGEINREARKSFASHLEHCAECRARTEGAKKLEQWTELALAESLPESPLTDAEINTEAAWKRFEQRLHTDDTILINKKAGKTMKKPYKKWITGTAAAAVLLGSLAIPQVQAAANSFLSIFRVEQVEMVKLTQSDLQEIESWLANGEDGMKEIKGIGKVWVEDKASNQEPQHFRTAEEAQKAGYQVPSIPENYRFEDVNISPAFTIHAQLDTDKANALLKQVKAETRFDENLNNKPFSIKVPDTKHYQFTAETSEAERSSAQIFYTVTGTPEIQVPESVDLNEVRQTVLSLPFIPQNVKQQLAGIEDWQRTLPIPYVADDKNKVREITIQGVKGFAYETEHQTFLVWQKDGKIHHLVAYDSKTKKNTDDLIALANQIK
- a CDS encoding RNA polymerase sigma factor SigX, whose product is MEVRIALTEEKNHALAHADNFQELFKTYYPYVVRQIIRIVREKSVAEDIAQEVFLKLYNSDRNAIQNIPAWLSKASIHAAYNYLRSTNRRLIRDEKASEEHTAYSPSSEENWLKQEDIQAVRKVLTEMDKRDRTLLMMKYSGFDYKELAHAVQVESSSVGTLLSRAKTKFRTMYKQLRGYQE